One stretch of Daphnia pulicaria isolate SC F1-1A chromosome 8, SC_F0-13Bv2, whole genome shotgun sequence DNA includes these proteins:
- the LOC124311315 gene encoding upstream stimulatory factor 2-like isoform X1, which translates to MDSLEQGIGNSPDKDSVDDPEMLVDNRILAPGITIVEEEGTLTSADLDGNSGSNENAVMYRVMQVGSSGEMIELPQIVTGNFTSGTTQPALINPLNTGHSTQFYIVGAAPDMLNTGTQRTIAPRGSVPERTIPVSRESSGSRASAVHGETRDGQFFIVGAATDMLTGGTPRTIAPRGNVPERSIQNSRESTSSSAGHGEPRDDRRRVSHNEVERRRRDKINNWILKLGKIMPDSVHNDAGKTGQQSKGGILSKACDYITDIRTANQRLAEALRQSEHHVEELQAENAALRKELEQLHMSGIGKG; encoded by the exons ATGGACAGCCTTGAACAAGGAATTGGGAATAG CCCTGACAAAGACAGTGTAGATGATCCTGAAATGTTGGTTGACAACCGAATTCTTGCCCCTGGAATCACtatagtagaagaagaaggaacttTGACTTCTGCTGACCTTGATGGAAATTCAGGATCAAATGAGA ATGCTGTCATGTATAGggtaatgcaagttggctcttctGGTGAAATGATAGAATTACCACAAATTGTAACTGGTAATTTCACTTCTGGAACTACCCAGCCAGCACTCATAAACCCTCTCAACA CTGGCCATTCTACGCAATTCTACATTGTTGGTGCAGCACCCGACATGTTGAATACAGGTACACAACGTACGATCGCTCCCAGAGGCAGTGTTCCAGAGAGGACTATACCAGTTAGTCGCGAATCTTCTGGTTCAAGAGCAAGTGCTGTGCACGGAGAAACT AGAGACGGCCAatttttcattgttggagCAGCCACAGACATGTTGACTGGAGGAACACCACGTACTATTGCTCCAAGAGGCAATGTTCCAGAAAGAAGTATCCAAAATAGTCGAGAATCTACTTCTTCAAGCGCTGGGCATGGAGAACCT AGAGACGACCGCCGTAGAGTAAGCCATAACGAAGTTGAACGCCGTCGAAGAGACAAAATCAACAACTGGATTCTCAAGTTAGGAAAAATCATGCCCGATTCCGTTCACAATGACGCAGGAAAAACTGGTCAG CAGAGTAAAGGTGGAATCCTTTCCAAAGCGTGTGACTACATCACCGATATCCGAACTGCCAATCAGCGATTAGCTGAAGCACTTCGCCAGTCAGAGCATCACGTGGAAGAGTTGCAAGCGGAGAATGCTGCCTTGAGAAAAGAATTGGAACAGTTACACATGTCGGGAATTGGCAAAGGCTAA
- the LOC124311230 gene encoding kelch domain-containing protein 3-like has protein sequence MPWTVRLEGGPRRVNHAAVAVHEKIFSFGGYCTGDDYKLKRPMDVHVLNTVNYRWNAVKTPDISSPQYYLIPYQRYGHTAVVQNDLVFIWGGRNDEAACNVLFCFDTTNHMWSQPKVCGDIPGARDGHSACVINNCMYVFGGYEEDTDQFSQDVHMLDLKKMEWRHLKIKGEPPSYRDFHSATAIGSYMYIFGGRGNQSGPHHSRDEVYCDQIVFLDTRGQRWHRPSVTGFRPLGRRSHSAFTYKGSLFVFGGFNGILQKHYNDLLRYDPENCRWSVVRPRGHGPCARRRQSCCVIGDRVFLFGGTSPHPDPNLNSANQQRDDYPGLEPIEARLMDHNDLFVLDFAPTLKTMAITNVIKHKLNVEALPESIRFEIRAMTLPNSVTKPLNNAG, from the exons ATGCCGTGGACGGTCCGATTAGAAGGGGGTCCTCGCAGG GTAAATCATGCTGCGGTTGCTGTACatgaaaaaatattctcaTTTGGTGGATACTGCACTGGTGATGATTATAAATTGAAAAGGCCCATGGATGTTCATGTGTTGAACACTG TTAACTACAGATGGAATGCTGTAAAAACCCCAGATATCAGTAGTCCTCAGTATTATTTAATACCATATCAACGTTATGGACATACTGCTGTTGTGCAAAATGACTTG GTATTTATTTGGGGTGGACGGAATGATGAAGCCGCGTGCAATGTATTATTCTGCTTTGATACGACTAATCACATGTGGTCACAACCAAAAGTTTGCGGAGACATTCCTGGAGCCAGGGATGGGCATTCTGCTTGCGTTATTAATAATTGCATGTACGTTTTTGGTGGGTACGAAGAAGATACTGACCAGTTTTCTCAAGATGTGCACATGTTAGATCTGAAAAAAATGGAGTGGAGACATTTGAAgattaaa GGGGAGCCACCTAGTTATCGGGACTTCCACTCAGCCACAGCAATAGGCAGCTACATGTACATCTTTGGTGGTCGCGGTAACCAGTCGGGTCCACATCACTCTAGA GACGAAGTTTACTGTGATCAAATCGTGTTTTTGGATACTCGAGGGCAGCGATGGCATCGGCCTAGTGTAACAGGATTTCGTCCTCTTGGAAGGAGAAGCCATTCAGCAT TTACCTACAAGGGcagcctttttgtttttggtggaTTCAACGGCATTCTTCAGAAACATTATAACGATCTGTTGCGGTATGATCCTG aaaattgtCGTTGGTCTGTTGTGAGACCAAGAGGTCATGGGCCATGCGCAAGGCGACGTCAATCGTGTTGTGTTATCGGTGACCGAGTCTTCCTTTTCGGCGGAACTAG CCCACATCCTGATCCGAATCTGAATTCTGCAAATCAGCAACGTGACGACTATCCTGGATTGGAACCTATTGAAGCCCGTTTGATGGATCACAATGATTTATTTGTTCTTGATTTTG CGCCTACGTTAAAGACAATGGCAATTACGAACGTTATAAAGCACAAGCTTAATGTTGAAGCCTTACCCGAGTCGATTAg attcgAAATTAGAGCAATGACTCTTCCGAATAGTGTAACGAAGCCTTTAAACAATGCTGGATAG
- the LOC124311315 gene encoding upstream stimulatory factor 2-like isoform X2 → MDSLEQGIGNSPDKDSVDDPEMLVDNRILAPGITIVEEEGTLTSADLDGNSGSNENAVMYRVMQVGSSGEMIELPQIVTGNFTSGTTQPALINPLNTGHSTQFYIVGAAPDMLNTGTQRTIAPRGSVPERTIPVSRESSGSRASAVHGETRDGQFFIVGAATDMLTGGTPRTIAPRGNVPERSIQNSRESTSSSAGHGEPRDDRRRVSHNEVERRRRDKINNWILKLGKIMPDSVHNDAGKTGQSKGGILSKACDYITDIRTANQRLAEALRQSEHHVEELQAENAALRKELEQLHMSGIGKG, encoded by the exons ATGGACAGCCTTGAACAAGGAATTGGGAATAG CCCTGACAAAGACAGTGTAGATGATCCTGAAATGTTGGTTGACAACCGAATTCTTGCCCCTGGAATCACtatagtagaagaagaaggaacttTGACTTCTGCTGACCTTGATGGAAATTCAGGATCAAATGAGA ATGCTGTCATGTATAGggtaatgcaagttggctcttctGGTGAAATGATAGAATTACCACAAATTGTAACTGGTAATTTCACTTCTGGAACTACCCAGCCAGCACTCATAAACCCTCTCAACA CTGGCCATTCTACGCAATTCTACATTGTTGGTGCAGCACCCGACATGTTGAATACAGGTACACAACGTACGATCGCTCCCAGAGGCAGTGTTCCAGAGAGGACTATACCAGTTAGTCGCGAATCTTCTGGTTCAAGAGCAAGTGCTGTGCACGGAGAAACT AGAGACGGCCAatttttcattgttggagCAGCCACAGACATGTTGACTGGAGGAACACCACGTACTATTGCTCCAAGAGGCAATGTTCCAGAAAGAAGTATCCAAAATAGTCGAGAATCTACTTCTTCAAGCGCTGGGCATGGAGAACCT AGAGACGACCGCCGTAGAGTAAGCCATAACGAAGTTGAACGCCGTCGAAGAGACAAAATCAACAACTGGATTCTCAAGTTAGGAAAAATCATGCCCGATTCCGTTCACAATGACGCAGGAAAAACTGGTCAG AGTAAAGGTGGAATCCTTTCCAAAGCGTGTGACTACATCACCGATATCCGAACTGCCAATCAGCGATTAGCTGAAGCACTTCGCCAGTCAGAGCATCACGTGGAAGAGTTGCAAGCGGAGAATGCTGCCTTGAGAAAAGAATTGGAACAGTTACACATGTCGGGAATTGGCAAAGGCTAA
- the LOC124310829 gene encoding Fanconi anemia group M protein homolog, with translation MSKKQQTLFQSWQNGPKSTDPNLSRKAISNKASATLDSDEDDDLLRQALEESLREYESNNNKNVVSAKSSASSTSGYSTETTAATLEEHLPGFDMGAGDTWFYPTNKPVRKYQRDIVETCLFHNTLVTLPTGLGKTLIAAVVMYNFFRWYPRGKIIFMAPTKPLVAQQIQACYEIMGLPLDSTSEMTGAMSPADRKTQWREKRVFFLTPQILTNDISRAAFPASEIKCLVLDEAHKALGNYAYVQVVQELCNHGAVFRILALSATPGSDLKAIQQVIVNLRIAKLEVRNEESPDIVPYAHARTMDRVVVPLGPEITQVRDTFLNIFSVCARRLIESGVFFSKDIGSLSKYMLLQARDKFRQNPPDNFHRSRSGIMEGDFALCITLTHALELLLQHGIRGFYNFLAGKTDAADGETGHNRTRTELVKVTGFLEMMSDLKSKFGNDCQIGSAVSHPKLTRLKEIVLEHFQKAEKEGRPTRVMIFSQYRDSVNEIVALLEEYAPLIKAMSFVGHGNSSGGVKTKGFTQADQIRVIKQFSEGDYNTLVATCVGEEGLDIGDVDMIICYDVHKSPVRLAQRCGRTGRQRDGRIVMLMTEGKEEHAYNQSMLKKKNLLKNIVGNPKLKEFLLKQEPRLIPRHLSPRCHEMPMHIAAFPPPTSRPQKTSGPSVSSSNSTITSRRPRTTKCYYLSDTETDYWARNFQTNQLVPVLPESNAAGSSYEVINDEPTLNLNKWSLWQHSLQPSLTVGHSTLTKNYVNILEYIQSRRDDRDDNYQQRDKTDVREFDGDVISSSIEPPLDIRCDVISPDDVKKNFSRDSRAPDSSMSHSGLYSQDFLNLFQRMSTKIDCPHVPSPPPFCFDVSPDKLSPSPSSSSKSFHQLVAGEPTTPVVLQSSFVHILPNGLTSDRLQGKAGQTNTSISDITTARLPFKSSSTPLPVATASSSDATNSVWKRDSLCHYDAKLDMNSSSVAQTPPISELESSTWFLDPSPILSQRRKKGPVKRSLEWGATSTPAPAKRLKMDVNSPILRRNQEENTPCCNGEQDGGTTDVQPLHDADQSILSVTQMVHILETYDGPANETKKVKNVQPNFELEVDFLDSSDSSSSLPSSPKAVKKETFTTAYVTPPRRNAGPSHLSESPVFDFLENTPSPSPVRPKPRSPIRKEKTPDFKVVPKREVPVAVKADFSLNFPDSWDDDDVIAPSPIPEPAQSKLKFQQPVKSVAPPIRQPVKSIAAPIQQLSLNKSAAVDLKSAWDEGFELNLSDLEDIELVEKDHSDKKTLTKTGSPPSNQGIPVSKDKVKQESPLEIHPAVTAQDSSGIRREMEDIFGPDTDESSIQFVEKAEPARQATPPIFTIESDEDIIEATPPKPVNISEFTPLRPIPAQAAHQLVTSDEDSPLVCRKLRTKRNPLMTQSTPIAQKQQDPTARGKALAKPARKAACSFFDDEAELSLVEGSCSADELEETNNGDRYEGSFVDDLGTQAVNETMRAVYMESVKSPVARQGFIFRQPAKQMNRSEIFSQAVVDQDSEYAFDSFCVDSDGDVENMENTHWDEPRMTQLPPRAARTRAQQIQANRPQIPANRVQTTSANVRRRKRIVYANSSSDESEDVAPPPKKSIKSEESVVPQRSAIRPTSALNKLASTRVEPTTKLSVKVEAIHRPVNPTSMVPASDRAVLPPMPSSSAVKHLMTDSCSSSGSSASSSRAASCSSSATSSTVSNATPLSPPRTLLISSRQVATTTQVISCLQVKHRCLTHVCSFDVADFVLSSQLGVIRKLHSEFTNGSSRCRLQEQVRRLALLYDKPYLIVEADRTASRDPRFKGDSCPALDPSSVIFKPNTPYFLQTLAALAQTDLSVLYSESQEHTARLLNDLGRQETLRGLSLPRMEKLNPKQDGISKFLQRIPEINPAVSLLMAFQFKSLREILCSSVEILSQRCKISPGKARNIVQAFRVNHAP, from the exons atgagtaaaAAACAACAGACGTTATTTCAGTCATGGCAAAATGGTCCTAAATCAACAGATCCTAATTTGTCAAGAAAAGCAATATCAAATAAAGCTTCAGCGACACTTGACAGTGATGAAGACGATGATTTATTGCGACAGGCCCTCGAAGAAAGTCTTAGAGAGTATGAgtcaaataacaataaaaatgtgGTGTCAGCAAAATCTTCAGCATCTTCAACATCTGGCTACTCAACTGAAACCACTGCAGCAACTCTTGAAGAACACTTGCCAGGATTTGATATGGGAGCAGGGGACACCTGGTTTTATCCCACAAACAAACCAGTAAGGAAATATCAAAGAGATATTGTCGAAACTTGTTTGTTTCACAATACTTTGGTTACTCTACCGACTGGATTAG GGAAAACTTTAATAGCTGCTGTTGTGATGTACAATTTTTTCCGATGGTATCCCAGaggcaaaattatttttatggcTCCCACAAAACCACTGGTTGCTCAACAAATTCAGGCCTGTTATGAGATCATGgg ATTGCCCTTAGATTCTACAAGTGAGATGACTGGAGCAATGAGTCCAGCTGATCGGAAAACAcaatggagagagaaaagagtgtTTTTCCTTACGCCACAAATTCTTACCAACGATATCAGTCGTGCAGCTTTTCCAGCCAGTGAAATCAAATGCTTAGTTCTCGACGAGGCCCACAAAGCATTAGGAAACTACGCTTACGTTCAGGTAGTTCAAGAACTGTGCAACCACGGAGCTGTTTTCCGGATTTTAGCCTTAAGTGCTACACCAG GGAGCGACCTGAAAGCTATTCAACAAGTAATTGTGAATTTACGCATCGCAAAATTGGAAGTACGTAATGAAGAATCTCCTGATATAGTGCCTTACGCTCATGCTAGAACAATGGATAGAGTGGTGGTACCTCTTGGACCTGAGATCACTCAAGTCCGTGATACGTTTCTTAACATATTTAGCGTGTGTGCTCGACGATTGATAGAATCAGGcgtttttttctctaaagACATTGGTTCTCTATCTAAGTACATGCTGCTACAAGCACGTGATAAGTTCCGGCAAAATCCACCCGACAACTTTCATCGCAGTCGATCGGGGATAATGGAAGGAGATTTCGCTCTCTGTATCACTCTGACTCACGCCTTAGAGCTTCTACTGCAGCATGGCATTCGCGGATTCTACAACTTCTTGGCTGGAAAGACAGATGCAGCTGATGGTGAAACTGGCCACAATCGAACTCGAACAGAATTGGTCAAAGTGACCGGATTCCTCGAAATGATGAGCGATCTTAAATCCAAATTTGGCAACGACTGTCAGATAGGCTCTGCCGTCAGTCACCCAAAGTTGACAAGGCTAAAAGAAATTGTACTTGAACATTTCCAAAAAGCAGAAAAGGAGGGCAGACCAACACGTGTGATGATCTTTAGTCAATATCGTGACTCAGTTAACGAGATCGTGGCGCTTCTTGAAGAATATGCTCCTCTCATTAAAGCCATGTCCTTTGTCGGACACGGTAACAGCTCGGGTGGCGTTAAAACTAAAGGATTCACTCAAGCCGATCAGATTCGCGTCATCAAGCAGTTCAGTGAAGGCGACTATAACACTCTGGTGGCAACGTGTGTCGGCGAAGAAGGACTGGACATTGGCGACGTCGATATGATCATCTGCTATGACGTTCACAAATCCCCTGTGCGCCTTGCCCAGCGATGCGGCCGTACCGGTAGGCAGCGTGACGGAAGAATTGTCATGTTAATGACGGAAGGCAAGGAAGAGCATGCATACAATCAGAGcatgttaaaaaagaagaatctgcTCAAGAACATCGTCGGAAATCCCAAATTGAAAGAGTTTCTATTGAAGCAAGAACCCCGTTTGATTCCAAGACATTTGTCGCCGCGCTGTCATGAAATGCCCATGCATATCGCAGCCTTCCCGCCTCCGACGAGCCGTCCACAAAAGACCAGCGGTCCGTCCGTTAGCAGCAGCAACTCCACCATCACCAGTCGAAGACCCCGGACAACCAAGTGCTACTATCTATCGGACACGGAGACGGATTATTGGGCACGCAACTTTCAAACCAATCAACTTGTGCCGGTTCTACCCGAATCCAATGCGGCTGGTTCTAGCTACGAAGTGATAAATGACGAACCAACGCTCAATCTGAATAAGTGGTCGCTATGGCAGCACTCACTTCAGCCTTCTCTCACCGTCGGCCATTCGACACTAACGAAAAACTATGTCAACATTCTCGAGTACATCCAATCGCGACGAGACGATCGAGATGACAATTACCAGCAGCGGGATAAGACGGATGTACGAGAATTTGACGGCGACGTCATTTCATCTTCCATAGAGCCTCCCTTGGATATTAGGTGCGACGTTATCTCCCCGGACGACGTCAAAAAGAACTTCTCGCGGGATTCAAGAGCTCCAGATTCGTCAATGAGCCACTCTGGACTCTATAGCCAAGACTTTCTCAATTTATTTCAAAGAATGTCCACGAAAATCGATTGCCCACATGTTCCTAGTCCGCCGCCATTTTGTTTCGACGTGTCGCCAGACAAGTTAAGCCCGAGTCCATCTTCATCTTCCAAGTCATTCCATCAGCTTGTAGCTGGAGAGCCGACTACTCCAGTCGTGTTGCAATCGTCGTTCGTCCATATTCTGCCCAACGGCTTGACATCAGATCGATTGCAGGGGAAAGCCGGACAGACAAACACTTCAATTAGTGACATAACAACCGCACGGCTGCCTTTCAAGTCTTCTTCTACTCCTTTGCCAGTTGCAACTGCCTCATCGTCCGATGCCACTAATTCCGTATGGAAGCGGGATAGCCTTTGCCATTATGACGCGAAATTGGACATGAATTCATCAAGCGTAGCCCAGACGCCACCAATATCTGAATTAGAATCCTCTACTTGGTTTCTGGATCCGTCACCTATACTTTCTCAGCGCCGCAAGAAGGGACCAGTCAAACGGTCGTTAGAGTGGGGGGCCACTTCCACACCAGCACCGGCCAAACGGCTTAAAATGGATGTGAATTCTCCTATTTTGCGACGAAATCAAGAAGAGAATACTCCATGCTGTAATGGGGAACAAGATGGTGGTACAACGGATGTTCAACCGTTGCATGACGCAGATCAAAGTATTTTATCCGTCACTCAGATGGTGCATATACTGGAAACGTATGATGGCCCTGCAAACGAAACCAAAAAGGTGAAGAACGTTCAGCCGAATTTTGAGCTGGAAGTAGATTTTCTCGACAGCTCTGACAGTTCATCTTCTTTGCCCAGCTCTCCAAAGGCTGTTAAAAAGGAGACTTTTACTACTGCTTACGTAACACCACCCAGGAGAAACGCAGGACCTTCCCATTTGTCGGAATCACCCGTTTTCGATTTCTTGGAAAATACCCCCTCTCCATCGCCGGTTCGGCCCAAGCCGAGATCCCCAATCCGGAAAGAGAAGACACCAGACTTTAAGGTGGTCCCAAAAAGAGAAGTTCCAGTGGCCGTCAAGGCGGACTTCTCACTTAATTTCCCCGACAGTTGGGACGATGATGATGTAATTGCACCGTCTCCCATTCCCGAGCCGGCCCAATCTAAACTAAAGTTCCAACAGCCAGTGAAATCCGTCGCACCACCTATCCGGCAGCCAGTCAAGTCCATCGCAGCACCTATCCAACAGCTTTCACTAAATAAATCAGCAGCCGTCGACTTGAAATCTGCCTGGGACGAAGGTTTCGAGTTAAATCTCAGTGACTTGGAAGACATTGAATTGGTGGAGAAAGATCACTCGGATAAAAAGACGCTAACGAAGACGGGATCACCTCCTTCAAATCAAGGCATTCCAGTTTCTAAGGATAAGGTGAAGCAAGAGAGTCCTTTGGAAATCCACCCGGCAGTGACGGCTCAAGATTCCAGCGGCATCCGAAGAGAAATGGAAGACATTTTCGGCCCAGACACGGACGAGAGTTCGATACAGTTTGTAGAGAAAGCGGAACCTGCCAGGCAGGCCACGCCGCCGATTTTTACCATTGAATCCGATGAAGACATCATTGAAGCCACTCCGCCGAAGCCAGTCAATATTTCAGAATTTACTCCGCTGCGGCCCATTCCGGCTCAAGCTGCCCACCAGCTAGTGACGAGCGACGAAGACTCTCCACTGGTTTGCCGGAAGCTGAGGACAAAGCGAAACCCGCTAATGACGCAGTCTACTCCTATTGCTCAGAAACAACAAGATCCAACTGCCCGTGGGAAGGCTTTGgccaagccggccagaaaaGCCGCTTGTTCCTTCTTCGACGATGAAGCAGAACTCTCTCTGGTCGAGGGTTCGTGTTCCGCCGACGAACTCGAAGAAACGAATAACGGAGACCGTTACGAAGGCAGCTTCGTCGACGACTTGGGAACTCAGGCCGTCAATGAAAC GATGCGAGCGGTGTATATGGAGAGCGTCAAGAGCCCCGTGGCGCGACAGGGTTTCATCTTCCGCCAACCAGCCAAACAGATGAATCGTAGCGAAATATTTTCGCAAGCCGTCGTCGATCAGGATTCTGAATACGCGTTCGACTCCTTTTGTGTTGACAGCGATGGCGATGTcgaaaatatggaaaatacTCACTGGGACGAACCCCGCATGACGCAACTGCCACCTCGGGCGGCTCGGACCCGAGCACAACAGATTCAAGCCAATCGACCACAGATCCCAGCCAATAGAGTGCAAACCACTTCGGCCAATGTCCGGCGACGCAAAAGAATTGTTTATGCCAATTCTTCCTCGGACGAAAGCGAAGATGTCGCCCCTCCTCCgaagaaatcaatcaaatccgAGGAGTCGGTTGTTCCACAGAGGAGCGCAATCAGACCAACATCAGCCCTGAATAAATTAGCCTCAACTCGAGTTGAGCCTACAACGAAGCTGAGTGTCAAAGTGGAAGCTATTCACCGGCCTGTTAACCCGACTAGTATGGTGCCAGCTAGCGATCGAGCCGTACTTCCACCGATGCCCAGCAGCAGTGCAGTCAAACATTTGATGACTGATAGCTGTAGTAGTAGTGGTAGTAGTGCCTCTAGTAGTAGAGCTGCTAGCTGTAGCAGCAGTGCCACGAGTAGCACTGTCTCCAATGCGACACCATTATCGCCTCCTCGAACGTTGCTCATCAGTTCAAGGCAGGTGGCAACCACTACTCAAGTCATCTCCTGCCTGCAAGTCAAGCACCGATGCCTTACTCACGTCTGTTCCTTCGATGTGGCCGACTTTGTTCTCAGCTCTCAACTTGGCGTCATCCGTAAATTACATTCAG AATTCACCAACGGGTCCAGCCGCTGCCGACTGCAGGAGCAGGTTCGCCGTTTGGCGCTTTTGTACGATAAGCCGTATTTGATTGTGGAGGCGGATCGGACAGCGTCGAGGGATCCGCGGTTCAAAGGCGACTCGTGCCCAGCACTCGATCCTTCATCTGTCATCTTCAAGCCTAATACGCCGTATTTTCTGCAAACGCTGGCCGCACTGGCTCAAACGGATCTATCCGTCTTGTACAGCGAGTCGCAAG AACACACGGCCCGCCTGCTGAACGATTTGGGTCGTCAGGAAACACTCCGAGGATTGTCTCTTCCAAGAATGGAAAAGCTGAACCCAAAACAAGACGGAATTTCAAAGTTTTTGCAACGCATCCCCGAGATCAACCCGGCTGTGTCACTACTTATGGCCTTTCAGTTTAAGTCTCTTCGCGAGATTCTATGCAG ttccGTCGAAATACTCTCCCAGCGATGCAAAATCTCCCCCGGCAAAGCCAGGAATATCGTTCAAGCCTTTCGCGTTAACCACGCGCCATGA